The following are encoded together in the Candidatus Woesebacteria bacterium genome:
- a CDS encoding 2,3-bisphosphoglycerate-independent phosphoglycerate mutase — translation MIRLPFIKKINSNTLRPVVLLVLDGFGIAPDSVGNAISQSKMPNMDFYKTAYPYGSLIASGESVGLPANEAGNSEVGHLTIGAGRTVDQSLVHINKSIKDETFFENKAFIEAVNHVRTNNSKLHIMGLVGSGSVHSDIEHFYALIEFCLRQNIHSARFHLFTDGRDAPPKDGINVIAEIESRLNQMPVGQIKTLAGRYYAMDRDARWDRTKLVYDALVMGHGPRSSTALEAMKNNYANNITDEFIPPTVIGEAGAADLINDNDAVIFFNFRIDRPRQLTMSFVLSNFETIKKIEFGHVPHNIKLDKTTSEGPTFTREKVPANLFFATMTEYQKNLPVSAIAYPPPIVINSMPEVLSKAGLRQMHIAESEKERMVTFYMDGLKETPYENEEVVIVPSPKVPTYDKMPEMNVAGIVREFKKAITKDIYHFICMNFANPDMVAHSGNIDATKKALSFTDNAVGEVVAETLRRNGYVLITADHGNCEEMLTFDKTSFYYTTQQGQVNTEHSNNPVPVYIIGNDLKTNVENGVIVSDIKFNINGSLSDVAPTILALLNLPKPEVMTGKNLLASQS, via the coding sequence ATGATACGATTACCTTTTATAAAAAAGATCAATTCAAATACCCTTAGACCAGTGGTATTGCTTGTTCTTGACGGTTTCGGTATTGCGCCCGATTCAGTGGGGAACGCAATATCGCAAAGTAAAATGCCCAATATGGACTTTTATAAAACCGCTTATCCGTATGGATCCCTAATAGCATCTGGAGAATCTGTCGGACTGCCGGCAAATGAAGCAGGTAACTCGGAAGTTGGCCATCTAACAATAGGTGCAGGTAGGACGGTAGATCAGAGTTTGGTGCACATAAATAAATCGATTAAGGATGAAACGTTTTTTGAAAACAAGGCTTTTATTGAAGCGGTTAACCATGTACGTACTAATAACTCAAAATTACATATCATGGGGCTTGTAGGTTCGGGAAGTGTGCATTCGGATATTGAACACTTTTATGCCTTGATTGAATTTTGTTTAAGGCAAAATATACATAGTGCACGTTTTCATTTGTTTACGGACGGACGAGATGCACCACCCAAAGACGGAATTAACGTAATCGCCGAAATAGAATCAAGGCTCAATCAGATGCCGGTTGGGCAGATAAAAACACTTGCGGGTAGGTATTATGCGATGGATAGAGATGCCAGATGGGATAGAACAAAACTTGTTTATGACGCGCTGGTTATGGGTCATGGTCCCAGGTCGAGTACAGCACTCGAGGCGATGAAAAACAATTATGCCAATAATATTACCGACGAATTTATACCACCTACGGTTATCGGGGAAGCGGGTGCGGCAGATTTAATTAATGATAATGACGCTGTGATTTTTTTCAATTTCCGGATTGATCGTCCTCGCCAGCTTACAATGTCGTTTGTGCTTTCGAATTTTGAAACAATAAAAAAGATTGAATTCGGACATGTACCTCACAATATCAAACTAGATAAAACTACTAGTGAAGGACCAACTTTTACCCGAGAAAAAGTTCCAGCAAATTTGTTTTTTGCAACCATGACGGAATACCAAAAAAACCTTCCGGTTTCCGCGATTGCATACCCGCCACCGATTGTTATTAATAGCATGCCCGAGGTGCTTTCAAAAGCCGGTTTAAGACAAATGCATATTGCCGAAAGTGAAAAAGAAAGAATGGTCACTTTCTACATGGATGGTTTGAAAGAAACGCCTTATGAGAATGAGGAAGTCGTAATTGTACCGTCACCAAAAGTTCCGACATATGACAAAATGCCCGAAATGAACGTGGCGGGAATAGTACGGGAATTCAAAAAAGCTATCACAAAAGATATTTATCATTTTATTTGTATGAATTTTGCCAACCCTGACATGGTTGCGCATAGTGGAAATATTGATGCTACGAAAAAAGCTTTATCGTTTACGGATAACGCGGTTGGAGAAGTGGTTGCGGAAACGTTACGAAGAAATGGCTATGTATTAATTACAGCTGACCACGGTAACTGCGAAGAAATGCTCACCTTTGACAAAACTTCATTTTATTACACGACCCAACAAGGACAAGTAAATACGGAACATTCAAACAATCCTGTACCTGTATATATTATTGGAAATGATTTGAAAACAAATGTTGAAAACGGAGTAATTGTTAGCGACATTAAATTTAACATTAATGGATCTTTGTCGGATGTTGCTCCTACAATACTTGCTTTACTGAATCTTCCAAAGCCAGAGGTTATGACAGGAAAGAACTTGTTGGCCTCACAGTCCTGA
- a CDS encoding F0F1 ATP synthase subunit gamma → MSSQKEISGEIDQLKGFRDLVRAYEEIASLRMVRTRDTVVKNRKFLDEIEDIFEKVRASYASEVKKLIKKRNSKNNKAITFLAHNGKTVSVLLSANSGLYGSIVQTTFEQFAEETRNQDVEVTIVGKQGLNLFQTEFPEKPYTYFEIPDEKVKSDDLNEIVKHIVQYEEIHVYYGKFINVVSQKPDLLTISAEISLDDARPDVGISYIFEPSLEKILMFFETQIFAARFEQTAREGQLSKFASRVMAMDRADENISERVKKLGLRKLRIGHKENNRKQLNSLVSINMW, encoded by the coding sequence ATGAGTTCACAAAAAGAAATATCCGGTGAAATTGATCAGTTGAAAGGTTTTAGAGATCTGGTTCGTGCTTATGAGGAAATCGCATCTTTGCGCATGGTCAGGACAAGAGATACTGTAGTTAAAAACCGAAAATTTCTTGATGAGATAGAAGATATCTTTGAAAAAGTCAGGGCATCATACGCAAGTGAAGTAAAAAAGCTTATTAAGAAGCGAAATTCAAAAAACAACAAAGCGATTACATTTCTTGCTCATAACGGGAAAACCGTATCTGTGTTGCTGTCGGCAAACAGCGGTTTGTACGGAAGTATTGTGCAAACCACATTCGAGCAATTTGCCGAAGAAACAAGAAATCAAGACGTTGAAGTCACAATTGTAGGTAAACAGGGTTTGAATCTATTTCAAACCGAATTTCCCGAAAAACCATATACCTATTTCGAAATTCCTGACGAGAAAGTCAAATCAGATGATTTAAACGAAATTGTTAAGCATATTGTTCAGTATGAAGAAATACATGTATATTATGGAAAGTTTATCAATGTTGTTTCTCAAAAACCTGATTTGCTGACTATTTCAGCAGAAATTTCTCTGGATGATGCACGACCCGACGTTGGAATATCATATATATTTGAACCGTCTTTAGAGAAAATTTTGATGTTTTTTGAAACGCAGATTTTTGCTGCACGTTTTGAGCAGACGGCGCGGGAAGGACAACTATCGAAATTCGCATCGAGGGTGATGGCCATGGATCGTGCTGATGAAAATATAAGCGAGAGGGTAAAAAAACTTGGATTGCGAAAACTAAGAATTGGTCATAAAGAAAACAATAGAAAACAATTGAATTCACTAGTCAGTATTAATATGTGGTAA
- a CDS encoding F0F1 ATP synthase subunit beta produces the protein MKNSSEGKIKSVRGYVVEVEFDGVKPAAHDILRLKDDQSVVLEVYGSSGLNTFYCFALTKIEKIYRGALVVNTGDSLKFPVSQGMLGRAVNMFGFPQDAKEEIVTKDHWAIHNQRYANKDVVVQSKILETGIKAIDMFCPVLQGGKVGLFGGAGVGKTMLLTELLHNIVGNSKGNTVSVFSGVGERTREALELYQALMERGTLNMSCLIFGQMGENPAIRFLSAFSGVTLAEYFRDEVKKDVLFFVDNIFRFAQAGNELSTLMNIIPSEDGYQATLESEMAQFHERLVSTKDANITTVEAIYVPADDLLDHAVQSVIPYLDSIVVLSRDVYQSGIMPAIDIMSSTSTALSTDIVGDFHFDVALNAKSVLKQAQSLERIVSLVGESELSKQDRITYRRAQRLKNFMSQRFFVAENQRGEKGSYIPVAQTVKDVNSIIMGEYDRVDEQEFLYVGSVKEIKHGTEQTAYFENS, from the coding sequence ATGAAAAATTCATCCGAAGGAAAAATCAAAAGCGTTCGTGGATATGTCGTTGAAGTAGAGTTTGATGGTGTTAAACCCGCAGCTCACGATATATTGAGATTAAAAGATGACCAGTCTGTGGTACTTGAGGTCTATGGGTCGAGTGGTTTGAATACTTTTTATTGTTTTGCTCTCACAAAAATTGAGAAGATCTATCGGGGTGCGTTGGTAGTTAACACAGGTGATTCCTTAAAATTCCCGGTATCGCAAGGCATGTTGGGGCGAGCCGTAAATATGTTTGGTTTTCCACAGGATGCCAAGGAAGAGATAGTCACAAAGGATCATTGGGCAATACACAATCAAAGGTATGCAAACAAAGATGTTGTAGTTCAGTCAAAAATACTTGAAACAGGGATAAAAGCGATAGACATGTTTTGCCCTGTTCTCCAAGGTGGCAAGGTTGGTTTGTTCGGAGGGGCGGGAGTAGGCAAGACTATGCTTCTAACTGAACTTCTGCACAACATTGTTGGTAATAGTAAGGGAAATACCGTTTCTGTATTTTCGGGGGTAGGAGAACGCACGAGAGAAGCTCTGGAATTATATCAAGCATTAATGGAGCGCGGAACTTTGAACATGAGCTGCCTTATTTTTGGCCAGATGGGAGAAAATCCTGCAATCAGGTTTTTGTCGGCTTTCTCGGGTGTTACACTGGCGGAATATTTCCGCGATGAGGTAAAAAAGGATGTATTATTTTTCGTTGACAACATTTTCCGTTTTGCCCAAGCGGGAAACGAACTGTCAACCCTAATGAACATAATTCCATCCGAAGATGGTTATCAAGCTACGCTTGAAAGCGAAATGGCACAGTTCCATGAACGTCTTGTATCGACTAAAGATGCGAACATTACTACAGTTGAAGCGATATATGTGCCAGCCGACGACTTATTGGATCATGCCGTACAATCAGTAATTCCATATTTGGATTCGATTGTTGTTTTATCGCGCGATGTTTATCAATCAGGCATTATGCCGGCAATTGATATTATGTCGTCAACGTCGACAGCGTTAAGCACAGATATTGTTGGTGATTTTCATTTTGATGTTGCTTTGAATGCAAAATCGGTTCTAAAGCAAGCACAGAGCTTAGAGCGAATCGTTTCGTTGGTTGGAGAATCTGAGCTTTCAAAACAAGACAGGATAACATATCGACGTGCTCAAAGACTTAAAAATTTTATGTCACAACGGTTTTTTGTAGCTGAAAATCAACGAGGCGAGAAAGGTTCATATATTCCTGTAGCTCAAACAGTTAAAGATGTGAATAGTATAATTATGGGTGAATATGATAGGGTAGACGAGCAGGAATTTTTGTATGTTGGAAGCGTTAAGGAAATAAAACATGGAACCGAACAAACAGCTTATTTTGAAAATTCATGA
- a CDS encoding leucine--tRNA ligase has product MSSNKRSTRNSFDHIACESKWWKTWLEKNIYTPDILNAKKPFYNLMMFPYPSAEGLHVGNMYAFTGADIYGRYKRMSGFDVFEPIGLDGFGIHSENYAIKVGRHPKENAQITEDKFYGQLSKVGNSYAWDMRLETYDKEYYKWTQWLFIKLFKKGLAYKGNAKVNWCPNCKTVLADEQVEDEACERCKSIVERREMSSWYFRITEYADRLLANIDTPLKDNGEKVSLSKEGKSGNGLNWPEKIKIAQRKWIGKKEGININYPIENTDKTVVCWTSRPDTNFGATFIVVSPEYAQKNLLSAVSAENQIKLSEYINTSLNKSEQQRLLDGREKTGVFTGLYAINGLNGYKMPIWVADFVLSGVGTGAVVGVPGHDKRDFEFAQAFQIPIIRVVSNSGDNSDIRKIDQVQENEGVMINSDFLNGLEIHEAKEKMMDYLEKNKMGEREYNYHLRDWLISRQRYWGPPIPMIYCAKCAAKGVGERQDLPGWYCVNETDLPVVLPDIKDFKPKGDGTSPLFNAPKSWKEVRCPKCNNIAVRELDVSDTFLDSSWYFLRYPSLKSEANDLPWDNKITEKWLPVDAYIGGAEHAVLHLLYSRFIAMALKDMKYLNFEEPFPFLFGHGLIIKDGAKMSKSKGNVINPDDYIAKFGADTLRCYLMFLGPFDSGGDFRDTGMEGMQRFLMRVWDLFSNHRDVILNTSDGEKVLVMMNKTIKRVTGDMDSFKFNTALSAIMEFVNLLRDTADNANETKASLSTNEWNSALCVLTKLIAPYAPYMSEELWVNVLGQDFSIHTSKWPMFDEKYLVEDTLDIVLQVNGKLRAMMTVDKNVANDKEKLIKLAQANDKISPYLTGVSCKKIIYVPNKLVNFVV; this is encoded by the coding sequence ATGTCTAGCAATAAACGTTCAACCCGCAATAGCTTTGATCATATTGCCTGTGAATCCAAGTGGTGGAAAACATGGCTGGAAAAAAACATTTATACCCCAGATATTCTTAATGCCAAGAAACCTTTTTACAACCTAATGATGTTCCCTTATCCATCTGCAGAAGGTTTACATGTTGGGAATATGTATGCATTTACAGGCGCGGATATTTATGGTCGCTATAAAAGAATGTCGGGTTTTGATGTCTTTGAGCCAATCGGACTTGACGGTTTTGGAATTCATAGTGAGAATTATGCGATTAAAGTTGGTAGGCATCCCAAGGAAAATGCTCAGATTACTGAGGACAAGTTTTATGGTCAGCTGTCAAAGGTAGGTAATTCGTACGCTTGGGATATGCGATTAGAAACTTATGATAAAGAGTATTACAAATGGACTCAGTGGCTATTTATAAAGCTATTTAAAAAGGGATTAGCATATAAAGGAAATGCGAAAGTTAATTGGTGTCCAAATTGCAAAACTGTGCTTGCGGATGAGCAAGTGGAGGACGAAGCTTGTGAACGCTGTAAATCTATAGTCGAAAGGCGAGAAATGAGCTCCTGGTATTTTAGAATTACCGAGTATGCCGACAGATTATTGGCCAATATTGATACTCCACTTAAAGATAATGGTGAAAAGGTGAGTTTGTCAAAAGAAGGAAAATCGGGAAATGGTCTTAATTGGCCGGAAAAAATTAAGATTGCCCAAAGAAAATGGATTGGCAAAAAAGAGGGTATTAATATAAATTACCCAATCGAGAATACCGACAAGACGGTGGTTTGTTGGACTTCAAGGCCGGATACAAATTTTGGTGCAACCTTTATTGTCGTCTCGCCTGAGTACGCACAAAAAAATCTATTATCCGCAGTTTCTGCAGAAAACCAAATTAAACTATCAGAATATATCAATACATCTCTTAACAAATCAGAACAACAAAGACTACTAGACGGGAGAGAAAAGACGGGAGTTTTTACCGGTTTGTATGCGATTAACGGATTGAATGGTTACAAGATGCCGATTTGGGTGGCCGATTTCGTCCTGTCGGGCGTCGGAACAGGAGCCGTTGTCGGAGTTCCCGGTCACGACAAAAGAGATTTCGAATTTGCTCAAGCTTTCCAAATCCCGATAATCAGGGTTGTTTCTAATTCAGGAGATAATTCTGATATTAGAAAAATTGACCAAGTCCAGGAAAACGAAGGTGTCATGATTAATTCAGATTTTTTGAATGGTTTAGAAATTCATGAAGCCAAGGAGAAAATGATGGATTATCTTGAAAAAAACAAGATGGGAGAAAGAGAATATAACTACCACCTTCGCGATTGGTTGATAAGTAGACAGCGATACTGGGGGCCTCCGATTCCGATGATTTATTGTGCAAAGTGTGCCGCAAAGGGAGTGGGAGAAAGGCAAGACTTACCGGGGTGGTATTGTGTCAACGAAACAGATTTACCTGTTGTATTACCGGACATTAAAGATTTCAAACCCAAAGGCGATGGAACGTCCCCTTTATTTAACGCTCCAAAGTCGTGGAAAGAGGTTCGTTGTCCGAAGTGTAACAATATTGCCGTGCGTGAATTAGATGTGTCTGATACATTTTTAGATAGTTCGTGGTATTTCCTGCGCTATCCATCGTTGAAATCTGAAGCAAACGATTTGCCTTGGGACAATAAAATCACCGAGAAGTGGTTACCTGTTGATGCATATATCGGAGGAGCAGAACACGCTGTTTTGCATTTACTGTATTCACGCTTTATTGCGATGGCACTAAAAGACATGAAGTACTTAAATTTTGAAGAACCATTTCCGTTTCTTTTTGGTCATGGTTTGATAATAAAAGACGGAGCCAAAATGAGTAAGTCAAAAGGAAATGTAATTAATCCGGATGACTATATTGCCAAGTTCGGTGCTGATACGTTGCGATGTTATTTGATGTTTTTGGGTCCATTTGATTCTGGAGGTGATTTTCGTGATACGGGCATGGAGGGGATGCAAAGATTTCTGATGCGGGTTTGGGATCTTTTTTCCAACCACAGGGATGTTATTTTAAATACGAGTGATGGTGAGAAAGTGTTGGTTATGATGAACAAAACTATAAAAAGAGTGACCGGTGATATGGATAGTTTTAAATTCAATACAGCTTTGTCGGCGATAATGGAATTTGTAAATCTCTTACGAGACACGGCAGACAATGCAAACGAAACTAAAGCGTCTTTGTCGACAAACGAATGGAATAGTGCACTTTGCGTTTTGACTAAGCTTATAGCGCCCTACGCGCCGTATATGAGTGAAGAATTGTGGGTTAATGTACTCGGTCAGGATTTTTCGATTCATACGAGCAAATGGCCAATGTTTGATGAGAAATATCTAGTTGAGGATACGCTTGATATCGTATTGCAGGTAAACGGAAAGTTGAGAGCAATGATGACGGTAGATAAAAATGTAGCAAACGACAAAGAAAAGTTGATTAAACTTGCACAGGCAAACGACAAGATTTCCCCATATCTCACGGGTGTTAGTTGTAAAAAGATAATTTATGTGCCTAACAAATTGGTAAACTTCGTTGTGTAA
- a CDS encoding ComEA family DNA-binding protein, which produces MTKESSLYVGKLSDDFDIDDNKISSNVSELVLKYRMVIIVFICGVLILLIGVFWLFKDTSKSEEIIVLGAKQEVGKTLVVEVSGAVNTPGVYKVDSGLRIADTIEIAGGLKESADNEWIDKVLNRASFVEDGQKIYIPYAGKQTSNGSANKSEDYQSISSVNNAVNEQLVNINTSSAKELEALWGIGQVTAQNIIEQRPYSNVEDLLTRKIIKSNVYERNKDLLTVY; this is translated from the coding sequence ATGACCAAAGAGAGCTCCCTTTACGTGGGGAAATTGTCTGATGACTTTGACATCGATGACAACAAGATTTCTTCAAATGTCTCCGAATTAGTATTGAAATATAGGATGGTAATTATTGTTTTTATTTGCGGAGTATTGATACTTCTTATTGGAGTATTTTGGTTATTTAAAGATACGTCTAAATCTGAAGAAATAATTGTATTGGGAGCAAAACAAGAAGTTGGAAAAACACTGGTGGTTGAAGTGTCCGGAGCGGTCAATACACCCGGTGTCTATAAAGTAGACAGTGGACTACGGATTGCCGATACGATTGAAATAGCGGGGGGACTAAAGGAATCCGCCGATAATGAGTGGATAGACAAGGTGTTAAATAGAGCTAGCTTTGTGGAAGATGGGCAAAAAATCTATATACCATATGCTGGTAAGCAAACATCAAATGGGAGTGCTAACAAAAGTGAAGACTATCAAAGTATATCAAGCGTTAATAATGCGGTAAACGAACAACTGGTGAATATTAATACTTCAAGCGCTAAAGAACTGGAAGCACTGTGGGGAATAGGCCAAGTAACAGCCCAAAATATCATTGAACAACGGCCTTACTCAAATGTCGAAGATTTACTAACCAGAAAAATAATCAAGTCAAATGTGTATGAACGCAACAAAGATTTACTGACAGTTTACTGA
- a CDS encoding ComEC/Rec2 family competence protein, translating into MLTLGKITTHRLKWSIPLLRYLVIWLVLVPIAIIRVVSYKTPFSDGDRVLLSGKVKSEPVRYSSSQGLNFHEVYIYLPAFPEINYGDEIVVEGIYKEGKLQNPKLHKLTKSTNVIYTVRNTIIGIFIRSLPKDVAALTSGMVIGTKTLISESFWEKLKATGTAHVVVASGMNVTLVAGFLVRLMVIFVSRKKAVLIALVGIWIYAVMAGFDAPIVRAGIMGSIGLAAVIAGRLNLAWRSLILSAVVMLIIWPYWIGDLGFILSFMATLSIMFFERPLASKLKFIPGIVRQDLSTSLAAQIGVAPILFFEFGQLNVLSPLINVFILWTVVPITIIGILGALVGLVFEQGGQAILYLNYPLATWFLFVVDIFS; encoded by the coding sequence ATGTTAACACTTGGAAAAATTACAACTCACAGACTAAAATGGAGCATCCCATTATTAAGGTATTTAGTTATTTGGCTAGTGCTTGTTCCGATTGCAATTATCCGTGTAGTCTCCTACAAAACTCCGTTTTCCGATGGAGATCGAGTGTTGTTGTCGGGTAAAGTTAAATCGGAACCCGTACGCTATTCGAGTTCGCAAGGACTTAATTTCCATGAAGTGTATATTTATCTTCCTGCCTTTCCAGAAATTAATTACGGTGACGAGATTGTGGTTGAGGGGATTTACAAAGAGGGTAAATTGCAGAATCCCAAATTACACAAATTGACAAAGTCCACCAATGTAATTTACACAGTCCGAAATACAATTATAGGTATATTTATCAGGTCGCTTCCGAAAGACGTTGCGGCGTTAACTTCAGGAATGGTAATCGGAACAAAAACGCTAATCAGTGAAAGTTTTTGGGAGAAATTAAAGGCAACCGGAACCGCACATGTTGTTGTCGCTTCGGGCATGAACGTAACTCTCGTTGCAGGCTTTTTGGTGAGGTTGATGGTGATATTTGTCAGTAGAAAAAAAGCTGTCCTGATAGCACTTGTAGGAATATGGATTTACGCTGTAATGGCGGGTTTTGACGCACCAATCGTGCGTGCCGGAATCATGGGGTCGATTGGATTAGCCGCGGTTATAGCCGGTAGGTTAAATCTAGCCTGGCGAAGTTTAATTTTGAGTGCAGTTGTGATGTTAATTATTTGGCCGTATTGGATTGGGGATCTGGGATTTATATTGTCTTTTATGGCCACCTTGTCAATAATGTTTTTTGAACGTCCCCTTGCAAGTAAACTTAAATTTATCCCCGGAATTGTGCGTCAGGATCTATCGACATCATTGGCGGCTCAGATTGGAGTTGCCCCAATTTTATTCTTCGAATTTGGACAGTTAAACGTGTTGTCTCCTTTGATTAACGTATTTATCTTGTGGACGGTTGTGCCTATTACGATCATTGGAATACTGGGAGCTTTGGTCGGGCTTGTATTTGAGCAAGGAGGACAAGCGATACTTTATTTAAATTACCCGCTTGCGACATGGTTTCTTTTTGTTGTCGATATATTTTCTTAA
- a CDS encoding MBL fold metallo-hydrolase, giving the protein MHRLLIFVGVLVTTTLCSTLILLPDSNLHIISCDVGQGDATLVVYKDKQIVVDAGPVGGGAVECLNKHMPFWDREIELVILTHPQIDHFGGLIEIAKMYKVDNFVSSGLGNSTPEYQALINVLGGSEVRLIIAQDTASIGIGVMYLDILHPNENFIRQNCNLLKPDDDGLIHTMKCDSDPNDYSVVVRLRLEEFTALFTGDMGPKVTDEILTRFDIGHVNYIKIPHHGSKNGLSKTLLEETLPEVAVISVGKNNSYGHPHKEILDLLHEFNVQILRTDLEGNIEVVTDGIGYWIKKQ; this is encoded by the coding sequence ATGCATAGATTGCTAATATTTGTCGGCGTCTTAGTTACTACAACTCTTTGTAGTACTTTAATTTTATTGCCCGATTCGAATTTGCATATTATTTCGTGTGATGTAGGGCAGGGAGATGCGACACTTGTGGTATATAAAGATAAACAAATTGTTGTGGATGCAGGACCGGTTGGTGGGGGAGCCGTTGAGTGTTTAAACAAACACATGCCGTTTTGGGATAGAGAAATTGAGCTTGTAATTTTGACGCATCCACAGATTGATCACTTTGGAGGACTGATTGAAATAGCCAAGATGTATAAAGTGGACAATTTCGTTTCATCCGGGCTCGGAAATAGCACTCCAGAATATCAAGCGCTAATAAATGTCCTAGGGGGGTCAGAGGTTCGACTGATAATAGCGCAAGATACCGCAAGTATCGGTATAGGTGTGATGTATTTAGACATACTACATCCAAACGAGAATTTTATTCGCCAAAATTGCAATTTATTAAAACCCGACGATGATGGATTAATACATACAATGAAGTGTGACAGTGATCCTAATGATTATTCTGTTGTGGTTAGATTAAGGCTGGAAGAATTTACTGCCTTGTTTACCGGCGACATGGGTCCAAAGGTTACCGATGAGATTTTGACGCGTTTTGACATAGGACATGTAAACTACATCAAAATACCTCATCATGGTAGCAAGAATGGATTAAGCAAAACTTTGCTTGAAGAAACACTTCCTGAAGTTGCAGTAATTAGTGTTGGGAAAAATAATAGCTATGGTCATCCACATAAGGAAATTCTAGATTTGCTTCATGAATTTAATGTTCAGATTCTAAGAACCGATTTGGAAGGTAATATCGAAGTAGTAACAGACGGAATCGGTTATTGGATTAAAAAGCAGTAA